A stretch of Mauremys reevesii isolate NIE-2019 linkage group 25, ASM1616193v1, whole genome shotgun sequence DNA encodes these proteins:
- the PCBP2 gene encoding poly(rC)-binding protein 2 isoform X4, protein MDTGVIEGGLNVTLTIRLLMHGKEVGSIIGKKGESVKKMREESGARINISEGNCPERIITLAGPTNAIFKAFAMIIDKLEEDISSSMTNSTAASRPPVTLRLVVPASQCGSLIGKGGCKIKEIRESTGAQVQVAGDMLPNSTERAITIAGIPQSIIECVKQICVVMLESPPKGVTIPYRPKPSSSPVIFAGGQDRYSSGSASYPHTAPSMCLNSDLEGPPQEAYTIQGQYAIPQPDLTKLHQLAMQQSHFPMSHGNTGFSGLDASAQTTSHELTIPNDLIGCIIGRQGAKINEIRQMSGAQIKIANPVEGSTDRQVTITGSAASISLAQYLINVSLESAKPSSQTASVTIPDHLSINLSQPSTPSSSSSSTTTPSLATAGVSDAPSSLPNPLPTAPCVSSLLGMKPVPLLALNVVSAAKGASTTSAMPCVTNKLKTEKQRFSPY, encoded by the exons ATGGACACCGGTGTTATTGAAGGTGGTTTAAATGTCACACTTACCATTCGACTACTTATGCATGGAAAG GAGGTTGGGAGCATCATTGGGAAG AAAGGAGAATCTGTAAAGAAGATGCGCGAAGAG AGTGGTGCCCGCATTAACATCTCGGAAGGGAACTGCCCAGAACGGATCATCACTCTTGCTGGACCGACCAATGCCATCTTCAAAGCATTTGCTATGATCATTGACAAACTGGAAGAG GACATCAGCAGCTCGATGACCAACAGCACAGCTGCCAGCAGGCCTCCTGTCACCCTGAGGCTTGTGGTACCTGCCAGCCAGTGTGGCTCCCTCATTGGAAAAGGAGGCTGCAAGATCAAGGAGATAAGAGAG AGCACAGGGGCGCAGGTCCAGGTGGCAGGAGACATGCTGCCCAACTCGACTGAGAGAGCTATCACCATTGCTGGGATACCACAGTCCATCATCGAGTGCGTCAAACAGATCTGTGTGGTCATGCTGGAG TCTCCCCCGAAGGGTGTTACCATCCCATACCGACCCAAGCCATCCAGCTCTCCGGTCATCTTTGCAGGCGGTCAG GACAGGTACAGCAGCGGCAGTGCAAGCTACCCCCACACCGCCCCATCAATGTGCCTCAACTCTGACCTGGAGGGACCACCTCAAGAG GCCTATACCATTCAAGGACAGTATGCCATTCCACAGCCAGAT CTGACCAAGCTGCACCAGTTGGCAATGCAACAGTCTCACTTTCCAATGTCTCATGGCAACACTGGATTCAGTG GTTTGGATGCATCTGCTCAAACTACTTCTCACGAACTCACCATTCCAAATGAT TTGATTGGCTGCATCATCGGGCGTCAAGGCGCCAAAATCAATGAGATCCGCCAGATGTCTGGGGCGCAGATCAAAATTGCCAATCCAGTGGAAGGATCTACTGACAGGCAGGTTACCATAACTGGATCTGCAGCCAGCATTAGCCTGGCCCAGTATCTAATTAATGTCAG TTTAGAAAGCGCTAAACCCTCCTCCCAGACAGCCTCCGTCACGATCCCCGATCACCTCAGCATCAACCTCTCTCAACCCTCCaccccttcttcttcttcctcctccaccaccaccccctcgCTTGCGACAGCAGGGGTCTCCGACGCACCCTCCAGCCTCCCCAACCCTCTTCCGACCGCCCCTTGTGTCTCCAGTCTGCTTGGCATGAAACCCGTCCCTCTCCTGGCTCTAAATGTTGTGTCTGCTGCTAAGGGTGCCTCCACCACCTCAGCTATGCCATGTGTTACTAACAAACTGAAAACGGAAAAACAGAGATTCTCTCCTTATTGA
- the PCBP2 gene encoding poly(rC)-binding protein 2 isoform X1, which translates to MDTGVIEGGLNVTLTIRLLMHGKEVGSIIGKKGESVKKMREESGARINISEGNCPERIITLAGPTNAIFKAFAMIIDKLEEDISSSMTNSTAASRPPVTLRLVVPASQCGSLIGKGGCKIKEIRESTGAQVQVAGDMLPNSTERAITIAGIPQSIIECVKQICVVMLESPPKGVTIPYRPKPSSSPVIFAGGQDRYSSGSASYPHTAPSMCLNSDLEGPPQEAYTIQGQYAIPQPDLTKLHQLAMQQSHFPMSHGNTGFSGIESSSPEVKGYWAGLDASAQTTSHELTIPNDLIGCIIGRQGAKINEIRQMSGAQIKIANPVEGSTDRQVTITGSAASISLAQYLINVSLESAKPSSQTASVTIPDHLSINLSQPSTPSSSSSSTTTPSLATAGVSDAPSSLPNPLPTAPCVSSLLGMKPVPLLALNVVSAAKGASTTSAMPCVTNKLKTEKQRFSPY; encoded by the exons ATGGACACCGGTGTTATTGAAGGTGGTTTAAATGTCACACTTACCATTCGACTACTTATGCATGGAAAG GAGGTTGGGAGCATCATTGGGAAG AAAGGAGAATCTGTAAAGAAGATGCGCGAAGAG AGTGGTGCCCGCATTAACATCTCGGAAGGGAACTGCCCAGAACGGATCATCACTCTTGCTGGACCGACCAATGCCATCTTCAAAGCATTTGCTATGATCATTGACAAACTGGAAGAG GACATCAGCAGCTCGATGACCAACAGCACAGCTGCCAGCAGGCCTCCTGTCACCCTGAGGCTTGTGGTACCTGCCAGCCAGTGTGGCTCCCTCATTGGAAAAGGAGGCTGCAAGATCAAGGAGATAAGAGAG AGCACAGGGGCGCAGGTCCAGGTGGCAGGAGACATGCTGCCCAACTCGACTGAGAGAGCTATCACCATTGCTGGGATACCACAGTCCATCATCGAGTGCGTCAAACAGATCTGTGTGGTCATGCTGGAG TCTCCCCCGAAGGGTGTTACCATCCCATACCGACCCAAGCCATCCAGCTCTCCGGTCATCTTTGCAGGCGGTCAG GACAGGTACAGCAGCGGCAGTGCAAGCTACCCCCACACCGCCCCATCAATGTGCCTCAACTCTGACCTGGAGGGACCACCTCAAGAG GCCTATACCATTCAAGGACAGTATGCCATTCCACAGCCAGAT CTGACCAAGCTGCACCAGTTGGCAATGCAACAGTCTCACTTTCCAATGTCTCATGGCAACACTGGATTCAGTG GCATTGAATCCAGCtctccagaggtgaaaggctATTGGG CAGGTTTGGATGCATCTGCTCAAACTACTTCTCACGAACTCACCATTCCAAATGAT TTGATTGGCTGCATCATCGGGCGTCAAGGCGCCAAAATCAATGAGATCCGCCAGATGTCTGGGGCGCAGATCAAAATTGCCAATCCAGTGGAAGGATCTACTGACAGGCAGGTTACCATAACTGGATCTGCAGCCAGCATTAGCCTGGCCCAGTATCTAATTAATGTCAG TTTAGAAAGCGCTAAACCCTCCTCCCAGACAGCCTCCGTCACGATCCCCGATCACCTCAGCATCAACCTCTCTCAACCCTCCaccccttcttcttcttcctcctccaccaccaccccctcgCTTGCGACAGCAGGGGTCTCCGACGCACCCTCCAGCCTCCCCAACCCTCTTCCGACCGCCCCTTGTGTCTCCAGTCTGCTTGGCATGAAACCCGTCCCTCTCCTGGCTCTAAATGTTGTGTCTGCTGCTAAGGGTGCCTCCACCACCTCAGCTATGCCATGTGTTACTAACAAACTGAAAACGGAAAAACAGAGATTCTCTCCTTATTGA
- the PCBP2 gene encoding poly(rC)-binding protein 2 isoform X2, whose translation MDTGVIEGGLNVTLTIRLLMHGKEVGSIIGKKGESVKKMREESGARINISEGNCPERIITLAGPTNAIFKAFAMIIDKLEEDISSSMTNSTAASRPPVTLRLVVPASQCGSLIGKGGCKIKEIRESTGAQVQVAGDMLPNSTERAITIAGIPQSIIECVKQICVVMLESPPKGVTIPYRPKPSSSPVIFAGGQDRYSSGSASYPHTAPSMCLNSDLEGPPQEAYTIQGQYAIPQPDLTKLHQLAMQQSHFPMSHGNTGFSGIESSSPEVKGYWGLDASAQTTSHELTIPNDLIGCIIGRQGAKINEIRQMSGAQIKIANPVEGSTDRQVTITGSAASISLAQYLINVSLESAKPSSQTASVTIPDHLSINLSQPSTPSSSSSSTTTPSLATAGVSDAPSSLPNPLPTAPCVSSLLGMKPVPLLALNVVSAAKGASTTSAMPCVTNKLKTEKQRFSPY comes from the exons ATGGACACCGGTGTTATTGAAGGTGGTTTAAATGTCACACTTACCATTCGACTACTTATGCATGGAAAG GAGGTTGGGAGCATCATTGGGAAG AAAGGAGAATCTGTAAAGAAGATGCGCGAAGAG AGTGGTGCCCGCATTAACATCTCGGAAGGGAACTGCCCAGAACGGATCATCACTCTTGCTGGACCGACCAATGCCATCTTCAAAGCATTTGCTATGATCATTGACAAACTGGAAGAG GACATCAGCAGCTCGATGACCAACAGCACAGCTGCCAGCAGGCCTCCTGTCACCCTGAGGCTTGTGGTACCTGCCAGCCAGTGTGGCTCCCTCATTGGAAAAGGAGGCTGCAAGATCAAGGAGATAAGAGAG AGCACAGGGGCGCAGGTCCAGGTGGCAGGAGACATGCTGCCCAACTCGACTGAGAGAGCTATCACCATTGCTGGGATACCACAGTCCATCATCGAGTGCGTCAAACAGATCTGTGTGGTCATGCTGGAG TCTCCCCCGAAGGGTGTTACCATCCCATACCGACCCAAGCCATCCAGCTCTCCGGTCATCTTTGCAGGCGGTCAG GACAGGTACAGCAGCGGCAGTGCAAGCTACCCCCACACCGCCCCATCAATGTGCCTCAACTCTGACCTGGAGGGACCACCTCAAGAG GCCTATACCATTCAAGGACAGTATGCCATTCCACAGCCAGAT CTGACCAAGCTGCACCAGTTGGCAATGCAACAGTCTCACTTTCCAATGTCTCATGGCAACACTGGATTCAGTG GCATTGAATCCAGCtctccagaggtgaaaggctATTGGG GTTTGGATGCATCTGCTCAAACTACTTCTCACGAACTCACCATTCCAAATGAT TTGATTGGCTGCATCATCGGGCGTCAAGGCGCCAAAATCAATGAGATCCGCCAGATGTCTGGGGCGCAGATCAAAATTGCCAATCCAGTGGAAGGATCTACTGACAGGCAGGTTACCATAACTGGATCTGCAGCCAGCATTAGCCTGGCCCAGTATCTAATTAATGTCAG TTTAGAAAGCGCTAAACCCTCCTCCCAGACAGCCTCCGTCACGATCCCCGATCACCTCAGCATCAACCTCTCTCAACCCTCCaccccttcttcttcttcctcctccaccaccaccccctcgCTTGCGACAGCAGGGGTCTCCGACGCACCCTCCAGCCTCCCCAACCCTCTTCCGACCGCCCCTTGTGTCTCCAGTCTGCTTGGCATGAAACCCGTCCCTCTCCTGGCTCTAAATGTTGTGTCTGCTGCTAAGGGTGCCTCCACCACCTCAGCTATGCCATGTGTTACTAACAAACTGAAAACGGAAAAACAGAGATTCTCTCCTTATTGA
- the PCBP2 gene encoding poly(rC)-binding protein 2 isoform X3 has protein sequence MDTGVIEGGLNVTLTIRLLMHGKEVGSIIGKKGESVKKMREESGARINISEGNCPERIITLAGPTNAIFKAFAMIIDKLEEDISSSMTNSTAASRPPVTLRLVVPASQCGSLIGKGGCKIKEIRESTGAQVQVAGDMLPNSTERAITIAGIPQSIIECVKQICVVMLESPPKGVTIPYRPKPSSSPVIFAGGQDRYSSGSASYPHTAPSMCLNSDLEGPPQEAYTIQGQYAIPQPDLTKLHQLAMQQSHFPMSHGNTGFSAGLDASAQTTSHELTIPNDLIGCIIGRQGAKINEIRQMSGAQIKIANPVEGSTDRQVTITGSAASISLAQYLINVSLESAKPSSQTASVTIPDHLSINLSQPSTPSSSSSSTTTPSLATAGVSDAPSSLPNPLPTAPCVSSLLGMKPVPLLALNVVSAAKGASTTSAMPCVTNKLKTEKQRFSPY, from the exons ATGGACACCGGTGTTATTGAAGGTGGTTTAAATGTCACACTTACCATTCGACTACTTATGCATGGAAAG GAGGTTGGGAGCATCATTGGGAAG AAAGGAGAATCTGTAAAGAAGATGCGCGAAGAG AGTGGTGCCCGCATTAACATCTCGGAAGGGAACTGCCCAGAACGGATCATCACTCTTGCTGGACCGACCAATGCCATCTTCAAAGCATTTGCTATGATCATTGACAAACTGGAAGAG GACATCAGCAGCTCGATGACCAACAGCACAGCTGCCAGCAGGCCTCCTGTCACCCTGAGGCTTGTGGTACCTGCCAGCCAGTGTGGCTCCCTCATTGGAAAAGGAGGCTGCAAGATCAAGGAGATAAGAGAG AGCACAGGGGCGCAGGTCCAGGTGGCAGGAGACATGCTGCCCAACTCGACTGAGAGAGCTATCACCATTGCTGGGATACCACAGTCCATCATCGAGTGCGTCAAACAGATCTGTGTGGTCATGCTGGAG TCTCCCCCGAAGGGTGTTACCATCCCATACCGACCCAAGCCATCCAGCTCTCCGGTCATCTTTGCAGGCGGTCAG GACAGGTACAGCAGCGGCAGTGCAAGCTACCCCCACACCGCCCCATCAATGTGCCTCAACTCTGACCTGGAGGGACCACCTCAAGAG GCCTATACCATTCAAGGACAGTATGCCATTCCACAGCCAGAT CTGACCAAGCTGCACCAGTTGGCAATGCAACAGTCTCACTTTCCAATGTCTCATGGCAACACTGGATTCAGTG CAGGTTTGGATGCATCTGCTCAAACTACTTCTCACGAACTCACCATTCCAAATGAT TTGATTGGCTGCATCATCGGGCGTCAAGGCGCCAAAATCAATGAGATCCGCCAGATGTCTGGGGCGCAGATCAAAATTGCCAATCCAGTGGAAGGATCTACTGACAGGCAGGTTACCATAACTGGATCTGCAGCCAGCATTAGCCTGGCCCAGTATCTAATTAATGTCAG TTTAGAAAGCGCTAAACCCTCCTCCCAGACAGCCTCCGTCACGATCCCCGATCACCTCAGCATCAACCTCTCTCAACCCTCCaccccttcttcttcttcctcctccaccaccaccccctcgCTTGCGACAGCAGGGGTCTCCGACGCACCCTCCAGCCTCCCCAACCCTCTTCCGACCGCCCCTTGTGTCTCCAGTCTGCTTGGCATGAAACCCGTCCCTCTCCTGGCTCTAAATGTTGTGTCTGCTGCTAAGGGTGCCTCCACCACCTCAGCTATGCCATGTGTTACTAACAAACTGAAAACGGAAAAACAGAGATTCTCTCCTTATTGA
- the PCBP2 gene encoding poly(rC)-binding protein 2 isoform X5, with amino-acid sequence MDTGVIEGGLNVTLTIRLLMHGKEVGSIIGKKGESVKKMREESGARINISEGNCPERIITLAGPTNAIFKAFAMIIDKLEEDISSSMTNSTAASRPPVTLRLVVPASQCGSLIGKGGCKIKEIRESTGAQVQVAGDMLPNSTERAITIAGIPQSIIECVKQICVVMLESPPKGVTIPYRPKPSSSPVIFAGGQDRYSSGSASYPHTAPSMCLNSDLEGPPQELTKLHQLAMQQSHFPMSHGNTGFSGIESSSPEVKGYWAGLDASAQTTSHELTIPNDLIGCIIGRQGAKINEIRQMSGAQIKIANPVEGSTDRQVTITGSAASISLAQYLINVSLESAKPSSQTASVTIPDHLSINLSQPSTPSSSSSSTTTPSLATAGVSDAPSSLPNPLPTAPCVSSLLGMKPVPLLALNVVSAAKGASTTSAMPCVTNKLKTEKQRFSPY; translated from the exons ATGGACACCGGTGTTATTGAAGGTGGTTTAAATGTCACACTTACCATTCGACTACTTATGCATGGAAAG GAGGTTGGGAGCATCATTGGGAAG AAAGGAGAATCTGTAAAGAAGATGCGCGAAGAG AGTGGTGCCCGCATTAACATCTCGGAAGGGAACTGCCCAGAACGGATCATCACTCTTGCTGGACCGACCAATGCCATCTTCAAAGCATTTGCTATGATCATTGACAAACTGGAAGAG GACATCAGCAGCTCGATGACCAACAGCACAGCTGCCAGCAGGCCTCCTGTCACCCTGAGGCTTGTGGTACCTGCCAGCCAGTGTGGCTCCCTCATTGGAAAAGGAGGCTGCAAGATCAAGGAGATAAGAGAG AGCACAGGGGCGCAGGTCCAGGTGGCAGGAGACATGCTGCCCAACTCGACTGAGAGAGCTATCACCATTGCTGGGATACCACAGTCCATCATCGAGTGCGTCAAACAGATCTGTGTGGTCATGCTGGAG TCTCCCCCGAAGGGTGTTACCATCCCATACCGACCCAAGCCATCCAGCTCTCCGGTCATCTTTGCAGGCGGTCAG GACAGGTACAGCAGCGGCAGTGCAAGCTACCCCCACACCGCCCCATCAATGTGCCTCAACTCTGACCTGGAGGGACCACCTCAAGAG CTGACCAAGCTGCACCAGTTGGCAATGCAACAGTCTCACTTTCCAATGTCTCATGGCAACACTGGATTCAGTG GCATTGAATCCAGCtctccagaggtgaaaggctATTGGG CAGGTTTGGATGCATCTGCTCAAACTACTTCTCACGAACTCACCATTCCAAATGAT TTGATTGGCTGCATCATCGGGCGTCAAGGCGCCAAAATCAATGAGATCCGCCAGATGTCTGGGGCGCAGATCAAAATTGCCAATCCAGTGGAAGGATCTACTGACAGGCAGGTTACCATAACTGGATCTGCAGCCAGCATTAGCCTGGCCCAGTATCTAATTAATGTCAG TTTAGAAAGCGCTAAACCCTCCTCCCAGACAGCCTCCGTCACGATCCCCGATCACCTCAGCATCAACCTCTCTCAACCCTCCaccccttcttcttcttcctcctccaccaccaccccctcgCTTGCGACAGCAGGGGTCTCCGACGCACCCTCCAGCCTCCCCAACCCTCTTCCGACCGCCCCTTGTGTCTCCAGTCTGCTTGGCATGAAACCCGTCCCTCTCCTGGCTCTAAATGTTGTGTCTGCTGCTAAGGGTGCCTCCACCACCTCAGCTATGCCATGTGTTACTAACAAACTGAAAACGGAAAAACAGAGATTCTCTCCTTATTGA
- the PCBP2 gene encoding poly(rC)-binding protein 2 isoform X9, translated as MDTGVIEGGLNVTLTIRLLMHGKEVGSIIGKKGESVKKMREESGARINISEGNCPERIITLAGPTNAIFKAFAMIIDKLEEDISSSMTNSTAASRPPVTLRLVVPASQCGSLIGKGGCKIKEIRESTGAQVQVAGDMLPNSTERAITIAGIPQSIIECVKQICVVMLESPPKGVTIPYRPKPSSSPVIFAGGQAYTIQGQYAIPQPDLTKLHQLAMQQSHFPMSHGNTGFSGIESSSPEVKGYWAGLDASAQTTSHELTIPNDLIGCIIGRQGAKINEIRQMSGAQIKIANPVEGSTDRQVTITGSAASISLAQYLINVSLESAKPSSQTASVTIPDHLSINLSQPSTPSSSSSSTTTPSLATAGVSDAPSSLPNPLPTAPCVSSLLGMKPVPLLALNVVSAAKGASTTSAMPCVTNKLKTEKQRFSPY; from the exons ATGGACACCGGTGTTATTGAAGGTGGTTTAAATGTCACACTTACCATTCGACTACTTATGCATGGAAAG GAGGTTGGGAGCATCATTGGGAAG AAAGGAGAATCTGTAAAGAAGATGCGCGAAGAG AGTGGTGCCCGCATTAACATCTCGGAAGGGAACTGCCCAGAACGGATCATCACTCTTGCTGGACCGACCAATGCCATCTTCAAAGCATTTGCTATGATCATTGACAAACTGGAAGAG GACATCAGCAGCTCGATGACCAACAGCACAGCTGCCAGCAGGCCTCCTGTCACCCTGAGGCTTGTGGTACCTGCCAGCCAGTGTGGCTCCCTCATTGGAAAAGGAGGCTGCAAGATCAAGGAGATAAGAGAG AGCACAGGGGCGCAGGTCCAGGTGGCAGGAGACATGCTGCCCAACTCGACTGAGAGAGCTATCACCATTGCTGGGATACCACAGTCCATCATCGAGTGCGTCAAACAGATCTGTGTGGTCATGCTGGAG TCTCCCCCGAAGGGTGTTACCATCCCATACCGACCCAAGCCATCCAGCTCTCCGGTCATCTTTGCAGGCGGTCAG GCCTATACCATTCAAGGACAGTATGCCATTCCACAGCCAGAT CTGACCAAGCTGCACCAGTTGGCAATGCAACAGTCTCACTTTCCAATGTCTCATGGCAACACTGGATTCAGTG GCATTGAATCCAGCtctccagaggtgaaaggctATTGGG CAGGTTTGGATGCATCTGCTCAAACTACTTCTCACGAACTCACCATTCCAAATGAT TTGATTGGCTGCATCATCGGGCGTCAAGGCGCCAAAATCAATGAGATCCGCCAGATGTCTGGGGCGCAGATCAAAATTGCCAATCCAGTGGAAGGATCTACTGACAGGCAGGTTACCATAACTGGATCTGCAGCCAGCATTAGCCTGGCCCAGTATCTAATTAATGTCAG TTTAGAAAGCGCTAAACCCTCCTCCCAGACAGCCTCCGTCACGATCCCCGATCACCTCAGCATCAACCTCTCTCAACCCTCCaccccttcttcttcttcctcctccaccaccaccccctcgCTTGCGACAGCAGGGGTCTCCGACGCACCCTCCAGCCTCCCCAACCCTCTTCCGACCGCCCCTTGTGTCTCCAGTCTGCTTGGCATGAAACCCGTCCCTCTCCTGGCTCTAAATGTTGTGTCTGCTGCTAAGGGTGCCTCCACCACCTCAGCTATGCCATGTGTTACTAACAAACTGAAAACGGAAAAACAGAGATTCTCTCCTTATTGA
- the PCBP2 gene encoding poly(rC)-binding protein 2 isoform X10 has product MDTGVIEGGLNVTLTIRLLMHGKEVGSIIGKKGESVKKMREESGARINISEGNCPERIITLAGPTNAIFKAFAMIIDKLEEDISSSMTNSTAASRPPVTLRLVVPASQCGSLIGKGGCKIKEIRESTGAQVQVAGDMLPNSTERAITIAGIPQSIIECVKQICVVMLESPPKGVTIPYRPKPSSSPVIFAGGQAYTIQGQYAIPQPDLTKLHQLAMQQSHFPMSHGNTGFSAGLDASAQTTSHELTIPNDLIGCIIGRQGAKINEIRQMSGAQIKIANPVEGSTDRQVTITGSAASISLAQYLINVSLESAKPSSQTASVTIPDHLSINLSQPSTPSSSSSSTTTPSLATAGVSDAPSSLPNPLPTAPCVSSLLGMKPVPLLALNVVSAAKGASTTSAMPCVTNKLKTEKQRFSPY; this is encoded by the exons ATGGACACCGGTGTTATTGAAGGTGGTTTAAATGTCACACTTACCATTCGACTACTTATGCATGGAAAG GAGGTTGGGAGCATCATTGGGAAG AAAGGAGAATCTGTAAAGAAGATGCGCGAAGAG AGTGGTGCCCGCATTAACATCTCGGAAGGGAACTGCCCAGAACGGATCATCACTCTTGCTGGACCGACCAATGCCATCTTCAAAGCATTTGCTATGATCATTGACAAACTGGAAGAG GACATCAGCAGCTCGATGACCAACAGCACAGCTGCCAGCAGGCCTCCTGTCACCCTGAGGCTTGTGGTACCTGCCAGCCAGTGTGGCTCCCTCATTGGAAAAGGAGGCTGCAAGATCAAGGAGATAAGAGAG AGCACAGGGGCGCAGGTCCAGGTGGCAGGAGACATGCTGCCCAACTCGACTGAGAGAGCTATCACCATTGCTGGGATACCACAGTCCATCATCGAGTGCGTCAAACAGATCTGTGTGGTCATGCTGGAG TCTCCCCCGAAGGGTGTTACCATCCCATACCGACCCAAGCCATCCAGCTCTCCGGTCATCTTTGCAGGCGGTCAG GCCTATACCATTCAAGGACAGTATGCCATTCCACAGCCAGAT CTGACCAAGCTGCACCAGTTGGCAATGCAACAGTCTCACTTTCCAATGTCTCATGGCAACACTGGATTCAGTG CAGGTTTGGATGCATCTGCTCAAACTACTTCTCACGAACTCACCATTCCAAATGAT TTGATTGGCTGCATCATCGGGCGTCAAGGCGCCAAAATCAATGAGATCCGCCAGATGTCTGGGGCGCAGATCAAAATTGCCAATCCAGTGGAAGGATCTACTGACAGGCAGGTTACCATAACTGGATCTGCAGCCAGCATTAGCCTGGCCCAGTATCTAATTAATGTCAG TTTAGAAAGCGCTAAACCCTCCTCCCAGACAGCCTCCGTCACGATCCCCGATCACCTCAGCATCAACCTCTCTCAACCCTCCaccccttcttcttcttcctcctccaccaccaccccctcgCTTGCGACAGCAGGGGTCTCCGACGCACCCTCCAGCCTCCCCAACCCTCTTCCGACCGCCCCTTGTGTCTCCAGTCTGCTTGGCATGAAACCCGTCCCTCTCCTGGCTCTAAATGTTGTGTCTGCTGCTAAGGGTGCCTCCACCACCTCAGCTATGCCATGTGTTACTAACAAACTGAAAACGGAAAAACAGAGATTCTCTCCTTATTGA
- the PCBP2 gene encoding poly(rC)-binding protein 2 isoform X6, protein MDTGVIEGGLNVTLTIRLLMHGKEVGSIIGKKGESVKKMREESGARINISEGNCPERIITLAGPTNAIFKAFAMIIDKLEEDISSSMTNSTAASRPPVTLRLVVPASQCGSLIGKGGCKIKEIRESTGAQVQVAGDMLPNSTERAITIAGIPQSIIECVKQICVVMLESPPKGVTIPYRPKPSSSPVIFAGGQDRYSSGSASYPHTAPSMCLNSDLEGPPQELTKLHQLAMQQSHFPMSHGNTGFSGIESSSPEVKGYWGLDASAQTTSHELTIPNDLIGCIIGRQGAKINEIRQMSGAQIKIANPVEGSTDRQVTITGSAASISLAQYLINVSLESAKPSSQTASVTIPDHLSINLSQPSTPSSSSSSTTTPSLATAGVSDAPSSLPNPLPTAPCVSSLLGMKPVPLLALNVVSAAKGASTTSAMPCVTNKLKTEKQRFSPY, encoded by the exons ATGGACACCGGTGTTATTGAAGGTGGTTTAAATGTCACACTTACCATTCGACTACTTATGCATGGAAAG GAGGTTGGGAGCATCATTGGGAAG AAAGGAGAATCTGTAAAGAAGATGCGCGAAGAG AGTGGTGCCCGCATTAACATCTCGGAAGGGAACTGCCCAGAACGGATCATCACTCTTGCTGGACCGACCAATGCCATCTTCAAAGCATTTGCTATGATCATTGACAAACTGGAAGAG GACATCAGCAGCTCGATGACCAACAGCACAGCTGCCAGCAGGCCTCCTGTCACCCTGAGGCTTGTGGTACCTGCCAGCCAGTGTGGCTCCCTCATTGGAAAAGGAGGCTGCAAGATCAAGGAGATAAGAGAG AGCACAGGGGCGCAGGTCCAGGTGGCAGGAGACATGCTGCCCAACTCGACTGAGAGAGCTATCACCATTGCTGGGATACCACAGTCCATCATCGAGTGCGTCAAACAGATCTGTGTGGTCATGCTGGAG TCTCCCCCGAAGGGTGTTACCATCCCATACCGACCCAAGCCATCCAGCTCTCCGGTCATCTTTGCAGGCGGTCAG GACAGGTACAGCAGCGGCAGTGCAAGCTACCCCCACACCGCCCCATCAATGTGCCTCAACTCTGACCTGGAGGGACCACCTCAAGAG CTGACCAAGCTGCACCAGTTGGCAATGCAACAGTCTCACTTTCCAATGTCTCATGGCAACACTGGATTCAGTG GCATTGAATCCAGCtctccagaggtgaaaggctATTGGG GTTTGGATGCATCTGCTCAAACTACTTCTCACGAACTCACCATTCCAAATGAT TTGATTGGCTGCATCATCGGGCGTCAAGGCGCCAAAATCAATGAGATCCGCCAGATGTCTGGGGCGCAGATCAAAATTGCCAATCCAGTGGAAGGATCTACTGACAGGCAGGTTACCATAACTGGATCTGCAGCCAGCATTAGCCTGGCCCAGTATCTAATTAATGTCAG TTTAGAAAGCGCTAAACCCTCCTCCCAGACAGCCTCCGTCACGATCCCCGATCACCTCAGCATCAACCTCTCTCAACCCTCCaccccttcttcttcttcctcctccaccaccaccccctcgCTTGCGACAGCAGGGGTCTCCGACGCACCCTCCAGCCTCCCCAACCCTCTTCCGACCGCCCCTTGTGTCTCCAGTCTGCTTGGCATGAAACCCGTCCCTCTCCTGGCTCTAAATGTTGTGTCTGCTGCTAAGGGTGCCTCCACCACCTCAGCTATGCCATGTGTTACTAACAAACTGAAAACGGAAAAACAGAGATTCTCTCCTTATTGA